The Serratia rhizosphaerae genome has a segment encoding these proteins:
- the mltF gene encoding membrane-bound lytic murein transglycosylase MltF, whose amino-acid sequence MKHQKLNYILIGVIAVLLALALWPNIPWRSGQGGQLEEIISRGELRISTLNSPLTYFTTPKGPSGLDYELAKRFANYLGVKLVVLPHQNINDLFDDLDDNDADMLAAGLIYNQERLSRARTGPAYYSVSQQLVYRLGSARPKTFADIKGKLAVASGSAHVSTLKQLKHDKFPDLQWESSSDLTSRELLEQVAAGKLDYTIGDSISIALLQRIHPQLAVAFDVADEEPVTWYLKRSGDDSLYAAMLDFFSQMVEDGTLARLEEKYLGHVGSFDYVDTKTFLSAIDSVLPTYQPLFQKYATAFDWRLLAAIAYQESHWNPLATSPTGVRGLMMLTRATADGLGVNDRLDPEESIQGGALYLQRLMAKIPETVPEDERIWFALAAYNIGWGHMLDARKLTKMQSGNPDSWVDVKQRLPMLSQKRYYPQLTYGYARGREAYNYVENIRRYQVSLVGYLQEKEKKAARERQEQTAMMQSYPAVPAKLALNLD is encoded by the coding sequence TTGAAACACCAAAAGCTAAACTACATTCTCATCGGCGTTATCGCCGTGCTTCTGGCTCTCGCGCTCTGGCCGAACATCCCCTGGCGCAGCGGTCAGGGCGGGCAACTCGAAGAGATCATATCCCGGGGAGAGCTGCGCATCAGTACGCTCAACTCGCCGTTAACCTATTTCACGACCCCCAAAGGCCCGAGCGGCCTGGACTATGAATTGGCGAAACGCTTCGCTAATTATCTGGGCGTGAAACTGGTCGTTTTGCCGCATCAAAACATCAACGATCTGTTTGACGATCTGGACGATAACGACGCCGATATGCTGGCCGCCGGCCTGATCTACAATCAGGAGCGCCTCAGCCGCGCCCGCACCGGCCCGGCCTACTACTCCGTTTCCCAGCAATTGGTGTACCGGCTGGGCAGCGCGCGGCCGAAAACCTTCGCCGATATAAAAGGCAAACTGGCGGTGGCCTCCGGTTCCGCCCACGTCAGCACCCTGAAGCAGCTGAAACACGATAAGTTCCCCGATCTGCAGTGGGAATCCTCCAGCGACCTGACCTCACGCGAGCTGTTGGAGCAGGTGGCCGCCGGTAAACTGGATTACACCATCGGCGACTCGATCAGCATCGCACTGCTGCAGCGCATCCATCCGCAGTTGGCTGTGGCCTTCGACGTCGCCGACGAGGAGCCGGTCACCTGGTACCTGAAACGCAGCGGTGACGACAGCCTGTATGCCGCCATGCTGGACTTCTTCAGCCAAATGGTGGAAGACGGCACGCTGGCGCGCCTGGAAGAGAAATACCTCGGCCATGTCGGCAGCTTCGACTATGTGGACACCAAGACGTTCCTGTCGGCGATCGACTCCGTGCTGCCCACCTACCAGCCGCTGTTCCAGAAATACGCCACGGCGTTTGACTGGCGTCTGCTGGCGGCGATCGCCTACCAGGAATCGCACTGGAACCCGCTGGCGACGTCGCCAACCGGCGTGCGCGGCCTGATGATGCTGACCCGCGCCACCGCCGACGGACTGGGGGTGAACGACCGTCTCGATCCGGAAGAGAGTATTCAGGGCGGCGCACTCTATCTGCAGCGCCTGATGGCAAAAATACCGGAAACGGTGCCGGAAGATGAAAGGATCTGGTTTGCGCTGGCGGCCTATAACATCGGCTGGGGGCATATGCTCGACGCGCGCAAACTGACCAAAATGCAAAGCGGCAATCCGGACAGCTGGGTCGATGTGAAACAGCGCCTGCCGATGCTCAGCCAAAAGCGCTACTACCCGCAGCTGACCTACGGCTATGCGCGCGGCCGGGAAGCCTATAACTACGTAGAAAACATCCGCCGTTATCAGGTCAGCCTGGTGGGATACCTGCAGGAAAAAGAGAAAAAAGCCGCGCGGGAACGGCAGGAGCAGACCGCCATGATGCAGAGCTACCCGGCGGTGCCGGCCAAGCTGGCGCTCAACCTCGATTAA
- the purL gene encoding phosphoribosylformylglycinamidine synthase, with product MEILRGSPALSAFRITKLLSRCQDAQLPVSDIYAEYVHFADVSAPLSAEEHAKLQRLLKYGPSLAEHAPAGRLLLVTPRPGTISPWSSKATDIAHNCGLTQVVRLERGLAFYVSAPTLNEAQWQRLAALLHDRMMETVFDDLQQAQQLFAHHQPARYQTVDVLGEGRGALEQANLKLGLALAQDEIDYLLNAFTGLGRNPTDIELYMFAQANSEHCRHKIFNADWVIDGEQQPKSLFKMIKNTFEQTPDHVLSAYKDNAAVMEGSQVGRFFAAPGSDQYDYHQEDAHILMKVETHNHPTAISPWPGAATGSGGEIRDEGATGRGAKPKAGLVGFSVSNLRIPGFEQPWEQDFGKPERIVTALDIMTEGPLGGAAFNNEFGRPALLGYFRTYEEQVNSHNGVELRGYHKPIMLAGGIGNIRADHVQKGEITVGAKLVVLGGPAMNIGLGGGAASSMASGQSDADLDFASVQRDNPEMERRCQEVIDRCWQLGAENPILFIHDVGAGGLSNAMPELVSDGGRGGRFELRDILNDEPGMSPLEVWCNESQERYVLAVAPEQLAQFDEICRRERAPYAVIGEATEEQHLTLNDAHFDNQPIDMPLDVLLGKTPKMTRDVTRLQAQGEPVAREAITLADAVKRVLHLPTVAEKTFLITIGDRTVTGMVARDQMVGPWQIPVADCAVTTASLDSYYGEAMSIGERAPVALLDFAASGRLAVGEALTNMAATEIGSLKRVKLSANWMAAAGHPGEDAGLYEAVKAVGEELCPALGITIPVGKDSMSMKTRWQEGDEQREMTSPLSLVITAFARVEDVRHTVTPQLRTDKGDTELLLIDLGNGHNALGATALAQVYRQLGDKPADVRNVEQLAGFFNAMQQLVADRALLAYHDRSDGGLLVTLAEMAFAGHCGVEADIQALGADTLAALFNEELGAVIQVSADRIEAVLQAFAQHGLVDNVHRIGRVQQGDRFVIKSGEQPVYSESRSTLRTWWAETTWQMQRLRDNPSCADQEHQAKQNDSDPGLNVKLTFAPDDDIAAPYIASGARPKVAVLREQGVNSHVEMAAAFHRAGFDAVDVHMSDLLSGRRDLQDFHSLVACGGFSYGDVLGAGEGWAKSILFNERVRDEFTSFFHRPQTLALGVCNGCQMLSNLRDLIPGAEHWPRFVRNLSDRFEARFSLVEVAASPSLFMQDMAGSRMPIAVSHGEGHVEVRDAAHLAALESHNLVALRFVDNAGQVTENYPANPNGSPNGITAVTSDSGRATVMMPHPERVFRTVSNSWHPEEWGEDSPWMRMFRNARRQLG from the coding sequence ATGGAAATACTGCGTGGTTCGCCCGCTTTGTCGGCTTTTCGTATTACCAAACTGCTGTCCCGCTGTCAGGACGCACAACTTCCGGTCAGTGATATTTATGCCGAGTACGTCCACTTTGCCGATGTTAGCGCACCGCTAAGTGCCGAAGAACACGCCAAACTTCAGCGCTTGCTCAAGTATGGCCCCTCTCTCGCCGAACATGCCCCCGCAGGGCGCCTGCTGTTGGTGACGCCGCGACCGGGCACGATTTCCCCCTGGTCTTCCAAGGCGACCGATATCGCCCATAACTGCGGTTTAACGCAGGTGGTGCGTCTGGAACGCGGCCTGGCGTTTTACGTCAGCGCGCCGACGCTGAACGAGGCGCAGTGGCAACGGCTGGCCGCGCTGCTGCATGACCGCATGATGGAAACGGTATTTGACGATCTGCAACAGGCACAGCAGCTGTTTGCTCATCATCAGCCGGCCCGTTACCAGACGGTGGACGTGCTGGGTGAAGGGCGCGGCGCGCTGGAGCAGGCCAACCTCAAGCTTGGCCTGGCGCTGGCGCAGGATGAAATTGACTACCTGCTGAATGCCTTTACCGGTTTGGGGCGCAACCCGACGGATATCGAACTGTATATGTTCGCGCAGGCCAACTCTGAGCACTGCCGCCATAAAATTTTCAACGCCGACTGGGTGATTGACGGCGAACAGCAGCCGAAGTCGCTGTTCAAAATGATCAAAAATACCTTTGAGCAGACGCCGGATCACGTGCTGTCGGCCTATAAAGACAACGCCGCGGTGATGGAAGGCTCTCAGGTCGGTCGTTTCTTCGCCGCGCCAGGCAGCGACCAGTATGATTACCATCAGGAAGATGCGCATATCCTGATGAAGGTGGAAACCCACAACCACCCGACCGCCATTTCGCCATGGCCGGGCGCTGCGACCGGCTCCGGTGGCGAGATCCGCGATGAAGGCGCCACCGGGCGCGGGGCGAAGCCGAAGGCCGGCCTGGTCGGCTTCTCGGTATCCAACCTGCGCATCCCGGGCTTTGAACAGCCGTGGGAACAGGATTTTGGCAAGCCGGAACGCATCGTGACCGCGCTGGACATCATGACCGAAGGCCCGCTGGGCGGCGCGGCGTTTAACAATGAGTTCGGCCGTCCGGCGCTGCTGGGCTACTTCCGTACTTATGAAGAGCAGGTTAACAGCCACAACGGCGTTGAACTGCGCGGCTACCACAAGCCGATTATGCTGGCCGGCGGCATCGGCAATATCCGCGCCGACCATGTACAAAAAGGTGAAATCACCGTCGGCGCCAAGCTGGTGGTGCTGGGCGGCCCGGCGATGAATATCGGCCTGGGCGGCGGCGCCGCGTCTTCCATGGCCTCCGGCCAGTCTGACGCCGATCTGGATTTTGCCTCGGTACAGCGCGACAACCCGGAAATGGAGCGTCGCTGTCAGGAAGTGATTGACCGCTGCTGGCAGCTCGGCGCGGAAAACCCGATTCTGTTTATTCACGACGTCGGCGCGGGCGGTCTGTCCAACGCCATGCCGGAGCTGGTCAGCGACGGCGGCCGCGGCGGGCGTTTCGAACTGCGCGACATCCTGAACGATGAGCCGGGCATGAGCCCGCTGGAAGTGTGGTGTAACGAATCGCAGGAGCGCTATGTGCTGGCGGTGGCGCCGGAACAGCTGGCGCAGTTTGACGAAATCTGCCGCCGTGAGCGAGCGCCGTACGCGGTGATCGGTGAGGCGACCGAAGAGCAGCATCTGACGCTTAACGATGCGCATTTCGACAACCAGCCGATCGATATGCCGCTGGACGTGCTGCTGGGCAAAACGCCGAAAATGACGCGCGACGTCACCCGGCTGCAGGCGCAGGGCGAGCCGGTGGCGCGCGAAGCGATTACGCTGGCGGACGCGGTGAAGCGTGTGCTGCACCTGCCGACCGTGGCGGAAAAAACTTTCCTGATCACCATCGGCGACCGTACCGTTACCGGTATGGTGGCGCGCGACCAGATGGTGGGGCCGTGGCAGATTCCGGTGGCCGACTGCGCGGTGACCACCGCCAGCCTCGACAGCTACTACGGTGAAGCAATGTCGATCGGCGAACGCGCGCCGGTGGCGCTGCTGGACTTTGCCGCTTCCGGTCGTCTGGCGGTCGGTGAAGCGCTGACCAATATGGCGGCGACGGAAATCGGTTCGCTCAAGCGCGTGAAGCTGTCCGCCAACTGGATGGCCGCAGCGGGTCACCCGGGCGAAGATGCCGGCCTGTATGAAGCGGTAAAAGCGGTGGGTGAAGAGCTGTGTCCGGCGCTGGGCATCACCATCCCGGTCGGTAAGGATTCGATGTCGATGAAAACCCGCTGGCAGGAAGGTGACGAACAGCGCGAAATGACGTCACCGCTGTCGCTGGTGATCACCGCCTTTGCCCGCGTGGAAGACGTGCGCCACACCGTGACGCCGCAGCTGCGCACCGACAAGGGTGACACTGAACTGCTGCTGATCGACCTCGGCAACGGCCATAATGCGCTGGGCGCTACCGCGCTGGCGCAGGTGTATCGGCAACTGGGCGACAAGCCGGCGGATGTGCGTAATGTCGAACAGTTGGCCGGCTTCTTTAACGCCATGCAGCAGCTGGTGGCCGATCGTGCGCTGCTGGCTTACCACGACCGTTCCGACGGCGGCCTGCTGGTGACGCTGGCGGAAATGGCCTTTGCCGGCCATTGCGGCGTGGAGGCGGATATTCAGGCGCTGGGCGCGGATACGCTGGCGGCGCTGTTCAACGAAGAACTGGGTGCGGTGATTCAGGTCAGCGCCGATCGGATCGAGGCGGTACTGCAGGCGTTTGCCCAACACGGTCTGGTGGACAATGTGCACCGTATCGGCCGCGTGCAGCAGGGCGACCGCTTTGTGATCAAGAGTGGCGAGCAGCCGGTATACAGCGAAAGCCGCAGCACCCTGCGCACCTGGTGGGCGGAAACCACCTGGCAGATGCAGCGCCTGCGCGATAATCCGAGCTGTGCCGATCAGGAACACCAGGCCAAGCAGAATGACAGCGATCCGGGGCTGAACGTCAAGCTGACCTTTGCGCCGGATGACGACATCGCCGCGCCTTATATCGCCAGCGGCGCACGTCCGAAGGTGGCGGTGCTGCGTGAGCAGGGCGTCAACTCGCACGTGGAGATGGCGGCAGCGTTCCACCGCGCCGGTTTTGACGCGGTGGACGTGCATATGAGCGATCTGCTGTCCGGGCGCCGTGACCTGCAGGATTTCCACTCGCTGGTGGCCTGCGGCGGCTTCTCGTACGGCGACGTGCTGGGCGCCGGTGAAGGCTGGGCGAAGTCGATCCTGTTTAACGAGCGGGTGCGTGATGAGTTCACCTCGTTCTTCCATCGTCCGCAGACGCTGGCGCTGGGCGTATGTAACGGCTGCCAGATGTTGTCCAACCTGCGCGATCTGATCCCGGGCGCCGAACACTGGCCGCGTTTTGTACGCAACCTGTCGGACCGTTTTGAAGCGCGCTTTAGCCTGGTGGAAGTCGCGGCCAGCCCGTCGCTGTTTATGCAGGATATGGCCGGCTCGCGGATGCCGATCGCGGTTTCACACGGCGAAGGTCACGTAGAGGTGCGTGACGCGGCCCATCTGGCGGCGCTGGAGAGCCATAACCTGGTGGCGTTGCGCTTTGTGGACAACGCCGGTCAGGTGACGGAGAACTATCCGGCCAACCCGAACGGCTCACCAAACGGCATCACCGCGGTGACCAGCGACAGCGGGCGCGCGACGGTGATGATGCCGCACCCTGAGCGCGTATTCCGCACCGTCAGCAACTCCTGGCATCCGGAAGAGTGGGGCGAAGACAGCCCGTGGATGCGGATGTTCCGCAACGCCCGTCGACAGTTGGGCTAA
- a CDS encoding sensor histidine kinase, with protein MISLKRWRLFPRSLRQLVLMAFLLVLLPLLVLAYQAYQSLDHLSAQAANINRTTLVDARRSEAMTSVALEMERSYRQYCVLVDPTLGRLYQNQRKQYSQMLDAHAPILPDERYYQTLRQLLTQLATIQCQSSGPDKDASALLESFSSSNAEMVQATRAVVFSRGQQLQQAIAERGQYFGWQALLLFLVSVLLVVLFTRMIIGPVKAIERMINRLGEGRALGSAATFKGPRELRSLAQRIIWLSERLAWLESQRHEFLRHISHELKTPLASMREGTELLADEVAGPLTTDQKEVVTILDQSSRHLQQLIEQLLDYNRKLADGPSEHEAVALTEMVEQVVAAHSLPARAKLIRTDIALEAKNCWAEPTLLMRVLDNLYSNAVHYGKESGNIWIRSRQAGQRVQIDVANTGTPIPEAERAMIFEPFFQGSHQRKGAVKGSGLGLSIAHDCIRRMRGELQLVDVDDADVCFRIELPLTAENE; from the coding sequence ATGATTTCGTTGAAAAGATGGCGTTTATTCCCCCGCTCGCTGCGCCAGCTGGTGCTGATGGCGTTTCTGCTGGTGCTGCTGCCGTTGCTGGTGCTGGCCTATCAGGCTTACCAGAGCCTCGATCATCTCAGTGCGCAGGCGGCTAACATCAACCGGACGACGTTGGTGGATGCGCGCCGCAGCGAGGCGATGACCAGCGTCGCGCTGGAGATGGAACGCAGCTATCGTCAGTACTGTGTGCTGGTCGACCCCACGCTGGGGCGGCTGTACCAGAATCAGCGCAAGCAATATTCGCAAATGCTCGACGCGCATGCTCCGATCCTGCCCGATGAACGCTATTATCAAACATTGCGTCAGCTGTTAACGCAGCTGGCGACTATCCAGTGCCAGAGCAGCGGCCCGGACAAAGATGCTTCGGCCCTGCTCGAATCCTTCTCCAGCTCCAATGCGGAAATGGTGCAGGCGACGCGGGCGGTGGTGTTTTCCCGCGGTCAGCAGCTGCAGCAGGCAATTGCCGAGCGGGGCCAGTATTTCGGCTGGCAGGCGCTGCTGCTGTTTCTGGTCAGCGTGCTGCTGGTGGTGCTGTTTACCCGGATGATTATCGGGCCGGTCAAGGCGATCGAACGGATGATTAACCGGCTGGGCGAGGGGCGGGCGCTCGGTTCCGCCGCGACGTTTAAAGGGCCGCGCGAGCTGCGCTCTTTGGCGCAGCGCATTATCTGGTTGAGCGAGCGTCTGGCCTGGCTGGAGTCGCAGCGCCATGAATTCCTGCGACATATTTCCCATGAGCTGAAAACGCCGCTCGCCAGCATGCGCGAAGGCACCGAGCTGCTGGCGGACGAGGTGGCCGGCCCGCTGACCACCGACCAGAAAGAGGTGGTGACGATTCTCGACCAGAGCAGCCGCCATCTGCAGCAGCTGATTGAGCAACTGCTGGACTATAACCGCAAGCTGGCCGACGGCCCGTCGGAGCATGAGGCGGTCGCGCTGACGGAGATGGTTGAGCAGGTGGTGGCCGCGCACAGCCTGCCGGCCAGAGCCAAGCTGATTCGCACCGATATCGCGCTGGAAGCGAAAAACTGTTGGGCAGAGCCTACGCTATTAATGCGCGTGCTGGATAATCTCTATTCCAATGCGGTGCACTATGGTAAGGAATCCGGTAACATTTGGATTCGCAGCCGTCAGGCTGGGCAGCGGGTGCAGATTGACGTCGCCAACACCGGCACGCCAATTCCCGAAGCCGAACGAGCCATGATTTTCGAGCCTTTTTTCCAGGGTAGTCACCAGCGAAAAGGGGCGGTAAAAGGAAGCGGACTGGGGCTGAGCATCGCCCATGACTGCATCCGCCGGATGCGCGGAGAGCTGCAGTTGGTTGACGTCGACGATGCCGATGTCTGCTTCCGTATTGAATTGCCATTAACCGCCGAGAACGAATAA